In one window of Methanolobus mangrovi DNA:
- the gatE gene encoding Glu-tRNA(Gln) amidotransferase subunit GatE yields MSDKFNYAELGLKCGLEIHQQLDSKHKLFCKCPTKIRNIEEYNHEFFRYLRPTASEMGETDRAALEQSKLRRKYVYKAYDSTCLVENDDEPPTEVNREALEIALSIIKLMNMVPVDQVHMMRKIVVDGSNTSGFQRTAFLAKDGYLDTSVGPVGVGVLCLEEEACQKIEDKGDSIIYSLDRLGIPLVEIGTDPDIISPAHAKETAQQIGMLLRSTGKVKRGLGTIRQDVNISIAKGARVELKGVQALDMIETMVELEVERQVNLLAIRDELLERGASVCDTIFDVTELFKETQSKVIKKTIKKGKVYAILLRGFSGFVGREVQPGRRLGTEFSDRAKTSGVGGIFHTDELPNYGITEGEVQALRMEVGAGENDAVIMVADREERARGAMISVIIRAKEALEGVPEETRRALPDGNNSYLRPLPGAARMYPETDVPQVNISPEYFNAIEKPELLTERAKRFESEFGLHMELAGKIAYSTYLPLFEEIMQLLGANQTVNATLVVRTLTGTLPELKRDGVEIDRLEDGHFIDIFNFIAEGGVSKEAIDDLLRAIADEPALCAKDAASKMGLGSLDISEVERIVEAIIEERQDFVKEKGMAAVGPVMGIVMKEVRGKVDGKVLSEMLKQKINKYINI; encoded by the coding sequence ATGAGTGATAAATTCAACTATGCTGAACTTGGCCTGAAATGCGGGCTTGAAATTCACCAGCAACTTGACTCAAAACATAAGTTGTTCTGCAAATGTCCTACAAAAATAAGGAACATCGAGGAGTACAACCACGAATTCTTCCGCTATCTTCGCCCTACGGCAAGTGAGATGGGAGAAACAGACAGGGCCGCACTGGAACAGTCCAAGCTCAGGCGCAAGTATGTTTACAAGGCATACGACAGCACATGTCTAGTGGAGAATGATGATGAGCCACCTACAGAGGTAAACAGGGAAGCTCTTGAAATAGCGCTCAGCATCATAAAGCTCATGAACATGGTGCCTGTGGATCAGGTACATATGATGCGTAAGATAGTGGTTGACGGCTCCAATACATCAGGTTTCCAGAGAACTGCTTTCCTTGCAAAGGACGGTTATCTTGACACATCCGTCGGTCCTGTTGGTGTCGGTGTGCTCTGCCTTGAAGAAGAAGCATGCCAGAAGATAGAGGATAAAGGAGATTCTATAATATACTCTCTTGACCGTCTGGGTATCCCACTGGTTGAGATCGGAACTGACCCTGACATCATTTCCCCGGCACACGCTAAGGAAACCGCACAGCAGATAGGTATGCTGCTGCGTTCCACAGGAAAAGTGAAGCGTGGGCTTGGAACCATACGCCAGGATGTCAACATATCCATTGCAAAGGGTGCCCGTGTTGAACTTAAAGGTGTTCAGGCTCTTGATATGATAGAGACCATGGTTGAGCTTGAGGTAGAGCGCCAGGTCAATCTCCTTGCAATAAGGGATGAGCTGCTTGAACGCGGTGCATCAGTATGTGATACTATTTTTGATGTAACTGAATTGTTCAAGGAAACTCAGTCCAAGGTTATCAAGAAGACAATCAAGAAAGGCAAGGTCTATGCCATCCTGCTTCGTGGATTTAGTGGATTTGTCGGCAGAGAGGTACAACCGGGAAGACGTCTTGGTACCGAATTCTCAGACCGTGCAAAGACATCAGGTGTTGGAGGTATATTCCACACAGACGAACTTCCGAACTATGGTATTACCGAAGGAGAGGTTCAGGCACTGCGTATGGAAGTTGGTGCCGGTGAGAATGATGCTGTTATCATGGTTGCAGACCGCGAGGAGCGTGCCAGAGGCGCTATGATAAGCGTGATAATACGTGCAAAGGAAGCACTTGAAGGCGTTCCTGAGGAAACACGCAGGGCACTTCCGGATGGAAACAACTCTTACCTGAGACCTCTGCCCGGCGCTGCAAGAATGTATCCTGAAACAGATGTTCCGCAGGTGAACATTTCTCCTGAATACTTCAATGCTATCGAAAAACCCGAACTACTCACAGAAAGGGCAAAACGCTTTGAATCAGAGTTCGGACTTCACATGGAACTTGCCGGAAAGATAGCATATTCAACATACCTCCCTCTTTTTGAAGAGATAATGCAGCTACTTGGTGCTAATCAGACCGTTAACGCAACACTTGTAGTAAGGACACTTACCGGAACACTGCCGGAACTGAAACGTGACGGTGTGGAAATTGACAGGTTAGAGGACGGCCACTTCATAGATATTTTCAATTTCATCGCAGAAGGCGGAGTTTCAAAGGAAGCCATTGATGACCTGTTGCGTGCCATAGCCGATGAACCTGCACTGTGCGCAAAGGATGCTGCTTCAAAAATGGGACTTGGAAGCCTTGATATATCCGAGGTTGAAAGAATAGTTGAAGCAATCATCGAGGAACGCCAGGATTTCGTAAAGGAGAAGGGAATGGCAGCTGTGGGTCCTGTCATGGGAATTGTAATGAAAGAAGTAAGAGGAAAGGTTGATGGAAAGGTTTTAAGTGAGATGCTTAAACAAAAGATTAATAAATATATAAATATATAA
- the hdrA2 gene encoding CoB-CoM heterodisulfide reductase HdrA2, which yields MRIGVYICHCGLNIAHTINVNSLRDKVSKLGGVAVVKDIQFMCSDSGQDSIVQDITDLDLNHILVAACSPHLHEQTFKRVLEKAGLNPFMLEMVNIREQCSWVHMEDPQMATQKAFDLIRMGIARLKLLDPLQLKKIPVTKDVLIIGGGVAGIEAALTLANSGYQVHMVEKEPTIGGKMALLNEVFPTNDCSICVLAPKMTDVHQHPNIDLITLAEVTEVTGPVGNFNVTVTKKPRYVIEDKCKGCVDECGRVCPVEIPNRFDCGLGKTKAINMPIPQAVPQVVYIDNEFCVGCGLCKQACPADAVDYHQKEETLEFTVGAIILATGYSHFDASRKQEYGYGIYPDVITNMELERLLNAAGPTRGKVLSPATMEVPKKVSFIQCVGSRDEKVGNPYCSRVCCMSSMKNAQLLKERYPDIDITIHYIDVRASGEMYEEYYIRSQEMGINFIRGKVGEILQDGQGKLNLRYEDTLNGEIYEEPSDLVVLATGMENVRDADRISRVLNLTRRTDRFFSIAHPKMRPVDSHVKGIYIAGCASGPKEIQVSIAQGSATAAKAMQLLSKGELEMDPLSAHVNPDKCIGCGICVDVCKFNKINIRDRKAVVDELSCMGCGACSASCPADAIWMRNSTDEQIVAQIHAATEIKSEFPLIVAFLCNWCSYTCADLAGTSRIQYPTNIRVIRVMCAGRVDPSFVLEALDSGADGVLVAGCRLGECHYIFANYNAKHRMEALKEVLADVGIDPGRLNVEWISASEGERFANSIEDFVEYLEKIGPIGTELKEAEQ from the coding sequence ATGCGAATCGGAGTATACATCTGTCACTGCGGACTTAATATCGCACATACCATAAACGTCAACTCACTTAGGGACAAGGTCAGCAAGCTGGGTGGTGTTGCAGTGGTAAAGGACATACAGTTCATGTGTTCTGATTCGGGACAGGATTCAATTGTCCAGGATATAACGGACCTTGATCTTAATCACATACTTGTAGCAGCATGTTCTCCCCATCTGCACGAGCAGACATTCAAGAGAGTGCTTGAAAAGGCGGGTCTCAATCCTTTCATGCTGGAAATGGTCAACATCCGTGAGCAATGCTCATGGGTTCACATGGAAGACCCGCAGATGGCAACCCAGAAAGCATTCGACCTCATCAGGATGGGTATAGCCAGGCTCAAACTGCTGGACCCGTTGCAGCTAAAGAAAATACCTGTGACAAAGGATGTACTAATTATCGGCGGCGGTGTTGCCGGAATAGAGGCTGCACTTACTCTTGCAAACTCAGGTTATCAGGTTCATATGGTTGAAAAAGAGCCTACAATTGGTGGAAAAATGGCACTGCTCAACGAAGTGTTTCCCACCAACGACTGCTCTATTTGCGTGCTCGCCCCCAAGATGACAGATGTTCACCAGCACCCGAATATCGACCTTATCACACTTGCAGAGGTTACTGAGGTCACAGGCCCAGTAGGTAATTTCAATGTTACAGTTACCAAAAAACCCAGATATGTCATAGAAGACAAATGCAAGGGCTGTGTGGACGAATGCGGTCGTGTATGCCCGGTGGAAATACCCAACAGATTCGACTGCGGGCTTGGAAAGACAAAAGCCATCAACATGCCGATACCACAGGCAGTACCGCAGGTGGTCTATATAGACAACGAATTCTGTGTGGGCTGCGGACTATGTAAACAGGCATGCCCGGCTGATGCAGTGGACTATCATCAGAAAGAGGAAACTCTTGAATTTACCGTTGGAGCCATAATACTGGCAACCGGATACAGTCATTTTGATGCTTCCCGCAAGCAGGAGTATGGTTATGGCATCTACCCTGATGTAATTACCAATATGGAACTCGAGCGCCTGCTTAACGCAGCCGGTCCGACACGGGGCAAAGTACTTTCCCCGGCAACAATGGAAGTACCGAAAAAAGTTTCCTTCATCCAGTGCGTTGGTTCAAGGGACGAAAAGGTCGGCAACCCTTACTGTTCCAGAGTATGCTGCATGTCCAGCATGAAGAATGCACAGTTGCTCAAGGAGCGCTATCCTGACATTGACATTACAATTCATTACATCGATGTACGTGCATCCGGTGAGATGTACGAGGAATACTACATCCGCAGCCAGGAAATGGGCATCAATTTCATCCGTGGGAAAGTAGGAGAGATTCTACAGGACGGACAGGGTAAACTGAACCTGCGTTATGAAGACACTCTCAATGGTGAGATATACGAAGAACCATCTGACCTCGTTGTCCTTGCAACCGGCATGGAAAACGTAAGGGATGCAGACAGGATATCAAGAGTGCTGAACCTCACCAGACGTACAGACCGTTTCTTCTCTATAGCCCATCCCAAGATGCGTCCGGTCGATTCCCATGTGAAAGGCATATACATAGCAGGCTGTGCATCAGGCCCCAAGGAAATCCAGGTATCGATAGCACAGGGCAGTGCTACTGCCGCCAAAGCCATGCAGCTTCTGTCAAAAGGAGAACTGGAGATGGACCCACTCAGCGCCCATGTGAATCCGGATAAGTGTATCGGCTGCGGTATATGTGTGGATGTCTGCAAATTCAACAAGATCAATATAAGAGACCGCAAGGCAGTGGTCGATGAACTCTCGTGCATGGGCTGTGGTGCATGCAGTGCATCCTGTCCGGCTGATGCCATATGGATGCGTAACAGTACCGATGAACAGATAGTTGCCCAGATACACGCTGCCACCGAAATCAAATCAGAATTCCCTCTTATCGTAGCTTTTCTTTGTAACTGGTGTAGCTACACATGTGCTGACCTTGCAGGCACATCAAGGATACAATACCCCACAAACATCCGTGTCATCCGTGTCATGTGTGCCGGACGTGTAGACCCTTCCTTTGTGCTTGAAGCTCTTGACAGCGGCGCAGATGGTGTTCTTGTTGCAGGATGCAGGCTTGGGGAATGCCACTATATCTTTGCCAATTACAACGCAAAACACAGGATGGAAGCCCTGAAGGAAGTGCTTGCAGATGTCGGTATAGACCCCGGAAGACTCAATGTTGAATGGATATCGGCTTCCGAGGGAGAGAGATTCGCCAATTCTATTGAAGACTTTGTTGAATATCTGGAAAAGATAGGTCCTATAGGTACTGAACTCAAGGAGGCAGAACAGTGA
- a CDS encoding peptidase domain-containing protein produces the protein MKTIAIGFIIFLLCISVASASTSETDNEFTLISASDLGYKIVPAKSDDGSIGVRTVSDIITQGETNWHSFVISSYYTSIEVDLNWGDTSDSLKLYIYDPSYNCLGYFYDSADGSINGRIHLNVIDNDGIERGTWRYRVYGYSVSGTEDYSI, from the coding sequence ATGAAAACAATAGCAATCGGATTTATAATATTCTTGCTGTGCATTTCAGTTGCAAGTGCAAGTACATCTGAAACAGACAACGAATTCACATTGATCTCTGCATCCGACTTAGGATACAAGATCGTCCCTGCAAAATCAGACGACGGAAGTATTGGAGTAAGGACTGTTTCTGATATAATTACTCAGGGAGAAACAAACTGGCATTCTTTTGTGATAAGTTCATATTATACTAGCATAGAGGTAGACCTTAACTGGGGAGATACCAGCGATTCACTCAAACTCTATATATATGATCCAAGTTACAATTGTCTTGGCTATTTTTATGATTCAGCAGATGGATCAATTAACGGTAGGATTCATTTGAATGTAATTGATAATGACGGGATAGAACGAGGAACTTGGAGATACAGGGTTTATGGTTATTCTGTTAGTGGAACAGAAGATTATTCTATCTAA
- a CDS encoding 4Fe-4S binding protein: protein MDIDGSHFTYRQISNQSIKFLDYNYKRCVGCGICVGLCPAKALELGPMQEISTGLDAPPVMMDLEKCTFCSMCANFCPVHAFKMTEEGDFPEKDEFPVYDSYVTMNEKCLPCALCKAACPEDAIEVEFTFRKKEEIAPFKEDVEGEIEIDTDKCNFCGLCAEFCDAFLLVEKEATPTDPIPFDLLLVDEDKCDYCVLCQDLCPEDAIKVKGEKRGEAPEIEGIVTVDDEKCTRCTWCQVVCPYDAVDIKKQFEGELTLIDVNVDKCDPQGCHGCFNVCPSHLWYVPEDGTKIAIKADYCTYCGACVNACPKDVMKVTRTKVHHTDIPDSPWASQWRDAVDSMVTEKRNYPDVSRTLEVEKEAHKEHVEVEFPQIDGSLLRLAKERIEKTKPLLDNIKIRKMLENDLSGTMKEEFHKRIQKQSEQ, encoded by the coding sequence ATGGATATAGACGGTTCCCATTTCACCTATCGCCAGATAAGCAATCAATCTATTAAATTCCTTGATTACAATTACAAGAGATGCGTAGGTTGTGGTATCTGTGTTGGCCTTTGTCCCGCAAAGGCTCTGGAACTTGGCCCTATGCAGGAGATCTCCACAGGACTCGATGCTCCACCTGTAATGATGGACCTTGAGAAATGCACATTCTGCTCCATGTGCGCCAACTTCTGCCCGGTGCATGCCTTTAAGATGACAGAAGAAGGTGATTTCCCGGAGAAGGATGAGTTCCCAGTATATGACTCCTATGTCACTATGAACGAGAAATGCCTTCCATGCGCACTTTGTAAGGCCGCATGCCCGGAGGATGCCATAGAAGTGGAATTCACTTTCAGGAAAAAAGAGGAGATAGCGCCTTTCAAGGAAGATGTCGAGGGCGAGATAGAGATAGATACCGATAAGTGTAATTTCTGCGGGTTGTGTGCAGAGTTCTGTGATGCCTTCCTGCTTGTGGAAAAAGAAGCAACACCTACAGATCCCATACCATTTGACCTGTTGCTGGTGGACGAGGACAAATGTGATTACTGCGTGCTCTGCCAGGACCTATGTCCTGAGGATGCCATAAAGGTAAAAGGCGAGAAAAGAGGCGAGGCTCCTGAGATAGAAGGTATCGTTACAGTGGATGATGAGAAATGTACCCGGTGTACCTGGTGCCAGGTGGTTTGTCCCTATGATGCAGTTGATATCAAAAAGCAGTTTGAGGGTGAGCTTACCCTTATAGATGTTAACGTCGATAAATGTGATCCGCAAGGATGTCATGGGTGTTTCAACGTTTGCCCCTCACATCTCTGGTACGTACCTGAGGATGGGACAAAGATTGCAATAAAGGCTGATTACTGTACCTACTGTGGTGCCTGTGTCAATGCATGTCCCAAGGATGTAATGAAAGTTACCCGTACAAAGGTGCATCATACGGACATACCAGATTCTCCCTGGGCCAGCCAGTGGAGAGATGCAGTGGATTCCATGGTCACTGAAAAGAGGAACTACCCGGATGTTTCCAGAACTCTTGAAGTGGAAAAAGAAGCGCACAAAGAGCATGTTGAGGTAGAATTTCCGCAGATTGACGGTTCACTCCTTAGACTTGCAAAGGAACGTATCGAAAAAACAAAACCACTGCTTGACAATATCAAAATAAGGAAGATGCTTGAGAACGATCTTTCTGGTACCATGAAGGAAGAGTTCCATAAAAGAATACAGAAGCAAAGCGAACAATAA
- a CDS encoding winged helix-turn-helix transcriptional regulator: MPCYGNPSIEPYDGNNISVNNYADGAKMTDSFWDLPLYFQIITIVAIILALGWKIVALLTAWAKKDPKNENRLKILNFIENNPGSTVNMIEKDLDLKRGTVRYHVNALKDAGKILLFRNGNYVSMFRNESDLWNKSHGQTIEPHLQGVMCKKVCRLIFENPGITNMELSERLGISKGTVRSHIRTLEDMDCLEVETSGKFKNYYIREDYHPDTLPFFERVQ, encoded by the coding sequence ATGCCTTGTTATGGTAATCCTTCAATTGAACCTTATGACGGTAATAATATTTCTGTTAATAACTATGCGGATGGTGCAAAAATGACCGATTCTTTCTGGGACCTCCCACTCTACTTCCAGATAATAACCATAGTCGCCATTATCCTTGCACTCGGCTGGAAGATCGTAGCATTACTTACTGCATGGGCAAAGAAAGACCCGAAGAATGAGAATCGTCTGAAGATTCTGAATTTCATTGAGAATAATCCGGGCAGCACTGTTAATATGATCGAAAAGGATCTTGATCTTAAACGGGGGACAGTCCGTTATCATGTTAATGCTTTGAAAGATGCAGGTAAGATCCTCTTGTTCAGGAATGGGAACTATGTAAGCATGTTCAGGAATGAGAGTGACCTATGGAACAAGAGTCATGGGCAGACTATAGAGCCGCATTTACAGGGAGTCATGTGTAAAAAAGTTTGCAGGCTTATATTTGAGAATCCCGGTATAACAAACATGGAGCTTTCAGAAAGGTTAGGGATCAGTAAAGGGACTGTTCGCTCGCATATAAGGACATTGGAGGATATGGATTGTCTTGAAGTGGAAACCAGTGGCAAGTTTAAAAACTATTACATCAGGGAAGATTATCATCCGGACACTTTGCCTTTCTTTGAAAGAGTGCAATAA